A single genomic interval of Aedes aegypti strain LVP_AGWG chromosome 1, AaegL5.0 Primary Assembly, whole genome shotgun sequence harbors:
- the LOC5569933 gene encoding uncharacterized protein LOC5569933: MDESETQNTEEETSNVNERIIAFVKEHKVLYDKTLRAYKNNNNRNKLWVQLASELGMDAKSLTTRWRSLRDRYVKELKIADLNHRSGAEANDADDSWEFMEHMAFLKEHVAKRKTTSNYDGPSSSQQTDFHNLVEEHLDEESEGTPSRTPTSSRKRKADDVDDKMSALLEKYIENASNEKHSVFGKLVACKLSKFPEHIAERVEAEILNVIYNANANYRAETNNE, from the exons GAGGAAGAAACCAGCAATGTCAACGAACGAATCATTGCATTCGTGAAGGAACATAAGGTTCTCTACGATAAAACGTTGCGAgcatacaaaaataataacaacagAAACAAGCTTTGGGTGCAGCTTGCATCAGAACTCGGAATGGATG cAAAATCGTTAACAACGCGCTGGAGATCTTTAAGGGATCGGTACGTGAAAGAGTTGAAAATAGCAGATCTCAATCATCGATCAGGAGCAGAGGCGAATGACGCAGACGATTCATGGGAATTTATGGAGCACATGGCATTCTTGAAGGAACACGTCGCCAAGAGAAA GACTACGAGTAACTATGATGGGCCAAGCTCAAGTCAGCAAACTGATTTCCACAACTTGGTCGAAGAACACCTTGATGAAGAATCAGAAGGCACACCTTCGCGAACTCCAACATCATCGAGAAAAAGAAAAGCCGATGACGTCGATGATAAAATGtcggcgctgttggaaaagtaTATTGAAAATGCTTCAAATGAGAAGCACTCGGTATTTGGGAAGCTGGTGGCATGCAAGTTGTCAAAATTCCCAGAACATATTGCTGAAAGGGTAGAAGCTGAGATATTGAATGTTATTTACAACGCTAACGCTAATTATCGAGCGGAAACAAATAATGAGTAA